In one window of Streptomyces sp. NBC_01224 DNA:
- a CDS encoding DUF6207 family protein encodes MKIDAQHIDEPGLVVLDITAADEATTHAVRAELEQR; translated from the coding sequence ATGAAAATCGACGCCCAGCACATCGATGAGCCCGGTCTTGTGGTTCTCGACATCACCGCCGCCGACGAGGCAACCACCCACGCCGTAAGGGCCGAGCTGGAGCAGCGGTGA
- a CDS encoding GntR family transcriptional regulator yields the protein MTTSGINVSVSHASPVPPYEQLRAQLADLISIGRLTQGDRLPSVRQLASDLGLANNTVVRAYRELETAGLVKSRRGSGTQVIAPAATTDMKAKLAEHASNYAAAARQLNATDEETLAAIRHALACRNTPGSV from the coding sequence ATGACAACAAGTGGCATCAACGTCAGCGTCAGCCACGCTTCCCCCGTCCCACCGTACGAGCAACTCCGTGCACAACTAGCGGATTTGATCTCCATCGGCCGACTGACCCAGGGGGACAGACTTCCGTCCGTGCGCCAGCTTGCCTCCGACCTCGGGCTGGCCAACAACACCGTGGTGCGGGCATACCGCGAACTGGAGACCGCGGGCCTGGTCAAAAGCCGCCGAGGTTCTGGTACCCAGGTCATCGCCCCGGCGGCCACTACCGACATGAAAGCGAAGCTCGCGGAACACGCAAGCAATTACGCGGCCGCCGCCAGGCAACTCAATGCCACTGACGAGGAAACCCTCGCGGCAATCCGGCATGCTCTTGCATGTCGCAATACACCGGGGAGTGTCTAA